From one Anabas testudineus chromosome 18, fAnaTes1.2, whole genome shotgun sequence genomic stretch:
- the LOC113157247 gene encoding uncharacterized protein LOC113157247: protein MVNFTLMTALILYSFSWISVSGSHSVTVQPGEDVTLLCPNVSRYDGVSFWFRLINDSQVRCISVKFNSKSKVEFCVGLQNEKYEISSNITVLFLKIKQVDLSDSGLYFCGFYSNGRPIFSVKHLNVEGSDEAQNDMESKQKEDEFDTIWLISMILGGLTFFLLVVIVGLVVQIRKLQTAHKEEQNLKQRQNPHVEDLNYAAVAFRPKAKQRQMEQNVIYSATR from the exons ATGGTGAACTTTACCTTGATGACAGCTCTAATTCTCTACAGCTTCA GCTGGATTTCTGTCTCTGGGTCTCACAGTGTGACCGTCCAGCCTGGTGAAGATGTCACCCTGCTGTGCCCCAACGTTTCCCGCTATGACGGTGTGAGCTTCTGGTTCAGACTGATCAACGATTCCCAAGTCAGATGTATTTCAGTTAAGTTCAACTCCAAGAGCAAAGTTGAATTCTGTGTTGgacttcaaaatgaaaaatatgaaatcaGCTCCAACATCACTGTGCTCTTTCTCAAAATCAAACAAGTGGATTTATCTGACTCTGGACTCTATTTCTGTGGATTTTACTCAAATGGACGTCccattttcagtgtaaaacatttaaatgttgaag GCAGTGATGAGGCACAGAATGACATggaaagcaaacaaaaag AAGATGAATTTGACACAATATGGCTGATCAGTATGATCCTGGGTGGACTGACTTTCTTCCTTTTAGTGGTCATTGTTGGTCTGGTTGTTCAGATCAGGAAACTTCAGACAG CTCATAAAGAAGAACAGAATCTAAAGCAACGTCAG AATCCTCATGTTGAAGACCTGAACTATGCTGCAGTGGCATTTCGaccaaaagcaaaacaaagacagatggagcaaaatgttatttattctgCCACCAGATAG